One genomic segment of Methylocystis sp. SC2 includes these proteins:
- a CDS encoding transporter substrate-binding domain-containing protein, producing the protein MRRLTQPRRTGLLASLGAALAALFLTSCVTAAAADGAPPAPAPPAPNAPSFWDPNRTPEKPDVSGLRQIRFLTEDDYPPFNFLLSDGQVAGFNVDLARAICVELDTACTIQRRRWDLLIPALNDNSGDAIIASLAINDETRKQVDFSGPYMLTPGRFAMQADTTLTSASPAALADRPIAVVAGSRHEAFLQAFYPRSTLVTFETPALARNALKKGRVQATFGDAIALSYWLNGAEAAGCCVFRDGPFTDPKYFGEGVGIAVKKGNAPLRRALDYALSRLAQRGVFAELYLKYFPVGPF; encoded by the coding sequence ATGCGCCGTCTCACTCAGCCGCGCCGAACCGGTCTTCTCGCCTCCCTGGGCGCGGCGCTCGCCGCGCTGTTCCTGACGTCCTGCGTGACAGCTGCGGCGGCTGACGGGGCGCCCCCCGCGCCGGCGCCGCCGGCCCCGAATGCGCCCTCATTTTGGGACCCCAACCGCACGCCGGAAAAGCCGGACGTCTCCGGACTGCGCCAGATCCGCTTCCTGACCGAGGACGATTATCCGCCGTTCAATTTCCTGCTTTCGGATGGGCAGGTCGCGGGGTTCAACGTCGATCTCGCCAGGGCGATCTGCGTCGAACTCGACACCGCCTGCACGATCCAGCGGCGGCGGTGGGATCTACTCATTCCCGCGCTCAACGACAATAGCGGCGACGCCATCATCGCTTCGCTGGCGATCAATGACGAGACTCGAAAACAGGTCGATTTTTCCGGACCTTACATGCTGACGCCCGGTCGTTTCGCGATGCAGGCCGATACGACCCTGACGTCGGCTTCTCCGGCCGCCCTCGCCGATCGCCCGATCGCGGTGGTCGCGGGCTCGCGACACGAGGCGTTTCTGCAGGCCTTCTATCCGCGCTCGACTCTGGTGACGTTCGAAACGCCCGCCCTCGCCCGCAACGCGCTCAAGAAGGGCCGCGTTCAGGCGACGTTCGGCGACGCGATCGCCCTTTCCTACTGGCTGAACGGCGCAGAAGCGGCCGGCTGCTGCGTCTTTCGGGACGGGCCTTTCACCGATCCGAAATATTTCGGCGAAGGCGTCGGCATCGCCGTGAAAAAAGGCAATGCGCCGCTGCGCCGGGCGCTCGACTACGCGCTCTCCCGCCTCGCCCAGCGCGGCGTTTTCGCCGAGCTTTATCTGAAATATTTCCCGGTGGGGCCGTTCTGA
- a CDS encoding Hpt domain-containing protein yields the protein MAKLADSTFLNCEAQPQPFSEADAQSPIDLVHLSRQTFGDHDLERELLALFDAQAAQYTKRLRAPAARGDDWRIGLAHTIKGSARAIGAFEVGQAAEAYEQALRSADASAAEKAEILGAAIGRARGAIALLLGGAAQNGPTGKYFR from the coding sequence ATGGCGAAACTGGCGGACTCCACGTTTCTAAACTGCGAAGCTCAACCGCAGCCGTTTTCCGAGGCCGACGCGCAGTCGCCGATCGACCTCGTTCATCTCTCCCGACAGACCTTCGGCGATCATGATCTCGAACGGGAGTTGCTGGCGCTTTTCGACGCGCAGGCGGCGCAATATACGAAACGCTTGCGCGCGCCCGCCGCGCGGGGCGACGACTGGCGCATCGGGCTTGCGCACACCATCAAGGGGTCGGCGCGGGCGATCGGCGCCTTCGAGGTGGGGCAGGCGGCCGAGGCCTACGAACAGGCGCTGCGCAGCGCGGATGCGAGCGCCGCCGAGAAGGCCGAGATCCTCGGCGCCGCCATCGGCCGGGCGCGCGGCGCCATCGCCCTATTGCTGGGCGGCGCGGCTCAGAACGGCCCCACCGGGAAATATTTCAGATAA
- a CDS encoding Apolipoprotein A1/A4/E family protein, with the protein MATSGKIQDAASAALTAIEEALDIGAPPDAAGAADEANNRSGPAQSRRAEAPAGERRPASAYGEPQNRVQPQPGAIAPALAPANDDRRTVGELRQALQIKPNRSIMALTFASMGLWAGCWALYVYFHQGEIIDFDGSMLAPKPVLTLAALIAPLVFLFLTGLMARRAHEMRLIANSMTEVAIRLIEPETVATEQVVSLSQAIRREAASMGDGIERALARAGELEVIVRTEVTNLERSYTENERRIRLLIDELTREREAIVVNADNARAALFGAREALSQELATTSVHLAEAVSQAGARVASSLGSKGEEIRLALDEAGDAFESTLASHGERVLIALTQTGDEVAQKVTGASDDVSRRFADGVEEVGRKLEAASEAIASDFGARGADVLGRFEELGASFSEAIGGQGERIVAQLTETGGAIRDTIETQGGAFERSLAETQDRLTTRVAEHVENARATFETAETRIVGLLEDTHQKAQNEFQLRGQALHEAIARSLNQSSTALVEQVDAVQARFVAAASEAVSAIGQHGDRVNETLADNFQAFEQTVLGRGGEVAERIAERGLQIETTLAERLAAFEDAVVRNSTEAAMRVAEHGNRVSSVISDGLAAFEDTFARHGEEVVSRVAEHSERAATTVATQLAAFETAVALRSEELAQSVGDHSARAESALATQLAAFEESVNSRSGEIAERLSEQNERATATLSAQLAAFEEAVTQHSDDVAARVSEHGGRATAAIATQLAAFEDTVARHSGEVAQRVSEHGERATSTLTSQLAAFEETVVRHSDDVALRVSEQSERATSTLAAQLASFEDAVARHGEQIAQRVGEQGERATSTLSAQLAAFENSIIRHGDEVAERVGERGERAASTLSAQLAAFGEAVERHSEEITQRVSEHGERATAAFSQGVSTFEDVVARQGEDLAARVAARTERAAAELGDKLAAFEDSVARNSGQVSDAVAQSLEAIENVLVRQGGEIAQRLAARADSAQIDIAEKLGAFEEAVRRHSESVASVVGEHATRVDDLLGERLNALEAAGMLVAKTMETSRELALQEFETHGAALRDKLRQSVAEASSALAENAATMHERFANTASDAVLAIATQGERLHELVNDRFGAFENAVLSESKDVVASLADHGERIAVTLGEQLAQFENALLRDGGELADRVGAHAERLSAELTQRFAVVEDVIGGQGTQLVDSLTTRTADAAARLDAQAQEIAHRIDDRLQSLDETIRMQGGALVERLSAQVEHYNARIGDNSRHFADEIDARLAEIDGAIESKGGHLVEKLGARAIDIASTMSNKIEAFENVANARTMEAADRIDELVGRVDAGLGVGGQMLQEALSKHAAEVARVMEDGGRQVMQTLDAKIKDVDWVLLSRSSELAHTIASRTEEINEALGGHAKELETTLDGRIALLENNVISRLGAVSSEIDEGGRLVVDTIGARLQDIKDVLAAARREFDTTLHARAGDLGQSLAERVAEISDALDARLTQMQTVLDARGGAVAQELTTIGDLVTTAVENSSAALVSRLGVERDELTNALDASREALALTLETSVQTSIAALLETNERIRAELPALLDTLGETNASLHAVIDKTGGNLVTLEHELGKRLAEFHGALNEASTQVEHISAVAGGTMQDANAIVAALDERQHTLAQSAQKLAQSQEALDAVMAARRRSLEELVTLIEGRRAEFESAMTQFGELMDRSFRSIETRSRDLGGELSETSRQTADLIETRFAAVRAAAEGEREQTSEALRAAFSQANEEITRLFGDARSKFDAATDEIRGLARNIHREIEETREEVRRGATEIPRETAEQAAALRRVVGDQVKALNELTDIVARSGHVYDIAEQSAPLRQAIPDQAARAAPQVAQNRAAEPTREPQGGWLSNLLARASFDDSAPQPPRPARSLATAGALDSLTLDIARMVDNAAVAELWRRYQRGEKGGLFGRRLYTAQGHQTFEEIRRRYRVDQAFRATADRYVAHFEDLLVETSRGDHDGSKALDLLTGDAGKVYTMLSHASGRFE; encoded by the coding sequence ATGGCGACATCGGGAAAGATCCAGGACGCGGCGTCCGCCGCTCTGACGGCGATCGAGGAGGCGCTCGATATCGGCGCGCCGCCGGACGCCGCGGGCGCCGCGGATGAGGCGAACAACCGGTCCGGCCCGGCCCAGAGCCGGAGAGCGGAAGCGCCCGCCGGGGAGAGAAGGCCGGCCTCGGCCTATGGCGAGCCGCAGAACCGTGTTCAACCGCAGCCCGGAGCGATCGCGCCCGCCCTTGCGCCCGCGAACGACGACCGCCGCACGGTCGGCGAGTTGCGGCAGGCGCTGCAGATCAAGCCCAACCGCTCGATCATGGCGCTCACCTTCGCCTCCATGGGGCTGTGGGCGGGCTGCTGGGCCCTGTACGTTTATTTCCATCAAGGCGAGATCATTGACTTCGACGGCTCGATGCTCGCGCCGAAACCGGTTTTGACGCTCGCGGCGCTGATCGCGCCTCTCGTCTTCCTCTTTCTCACCGGATTGATGGCGCGTCGCGCCCATGAAATGCGGCTCATCGCCAACTCGATGACCGAAGTCGCCATTCGGCTCATCGAGCCCGAAACGGTCGCCACCGAACAGGTGGTCTCGCTCTCTCAGGCGATCCGGCGCGAAGCCGCCTCCATGGGAGACGGCATCGAACGCGCGCTGGCGCGGGCCGGCGAACTGGAAGTGATCGTGCGCACCGAGGTCACCAACCTCGAACGCTCCTACACGGAGAATGAACGGCGCATTCGGCTTCTCATCGACGAGCTGACGCGCGAACGCGAAGCCATCGTCGTCAACGCCGACAACGCCCGTGCGGCGCTTTTTGGCGCGCGCGAGGCGCTGTCTCAGGAGCTCGCCACGACCTCGGTCCATCTCGCGGAAGCTGTGAGCCAGGCGGGCGCGCGCGTCGCCTCCTCGCTCGGCTCCAAGGGCGAAGAGATCCGGCTCGCGCTTGACGAAGCGGGCGACGCCTTTGAATCGACCTTGGCCAGTCACGGCGAAAGAGTGCTGATCGCCCTGACCCAGACCGGCGACGAAGTCGCGCAGAAAGTGACCGGCGCGAGCGACGACGTCAGCCGCCGTTTCGCCGATGGAGTCGAGGAAGTTGGCCGCAAGCTGGAAGCCGCGAGCGAAGCGATCGCCAGCGATTTCGGCGCGCGCGGCGCCGATGTGCTCGGACGGTTCGAAGAGCTCGGCGCGAGTTTTTCCGAGGCGATCGGCGGCCAGGGGGAGCGGATCGTCGCGCAGCTCACGGAGACCGGCGGCGCCATTCGCGACACGATCGAGACGCAGGGCGGAGCCTTTGAGCGCTCGCTCGCCGAGACTCAGGATCGGCTCACGACCCGCGTCGCCGAACATGTCGAAAACGCCAGGGCGACGTTCGAAACCGCGGAAACCCGGATCGTCGGCCTGCTCGAAGACACGCATCAGAAGGCGCAAAACGAATTTCAATTGCGCGGACAAGCGCTTCACGAGGCGATTGCGCGCAGCTTGAACCAGAGCTCAACGGCGCTTGTCGAACAGGTCGACGCCGTGCAGGCGCGTTTCGTCGCCGCCGCCAGCGAAGCGGTGTCGGCGATCGGCCAACATGGCGATCGAGTCAATGAAACGCTCGCCGACAACTTCCAGGCCTTCGAACAGACCGTGCTCGGCCGCGGCGGCGAAGTGGCGGAACGGATCGCCGAACGCGGGCTGCAGATCGAGACCACTCTCGCCGAGCGGCTCGCCGCCTTCGAAGACGCCGTGGTGCGCAACAGCACGGAAGCGGCCATGCGCGTCGCTGAACATGGCAACCGCGTCAGCTCCGTCATTTCGGATGGTCTTGCCGCCTTTGAAGACACATTCGCGCGCCACGGCGAGGAGGTCGTCTCGCGCGTCGCCGAACATAGTGAGCGGGCCGCGACGACTGTCGCAACGCAGCTCGCCGCCTTCGAGACCGCGGTCGCGCTGCGCAGCGAGGAACTTGCGCAGAGCGTCGGCGACCACAGCGCGCGCGCCGAGTCGGCGCTCGCCACGCAGCTCGCCGCATTCGAAGAGTCGGTCAATAGCCGCAGCGGCGAAATCGCCGAACGGCTCAGCGAACAGAACGAGCGCGCGACGGCGACATTGTCGGCTCAGCTCGCCGCATTCGAGGAAGCGGTCACGCAGCACAGCGACGACGTCGCGGCGCGCGTGAGCGAACATGGCGGACGCGCGACGGCCGCCATCGCAACCCAGCTCGCCGCCTTCGAGGACACGGTCGCCCGCCACAGCGGGGAAGTCGCGCAGCGCGTCAGCGAACATGGCGAGCGCGCCACCTCGACGCTGACGTCGCAGCTCGCCGCTTTCGAAGAGACCGTCGTTCGCCATAGCGACGACGTCGCCCTTCGGGTCAGCGAACAGAGCGAACGGGCGACATCGACGCTCGCGGCGCAGCTGGCTTCGTTTGAAGACGCCGTCGCGCGCCACGGAGAACAGATCGCGCAGCGTGTCGGCGAGCAAGGCGAACGCGCGACATCGACGCTCTCGGCGCAACTCGCCGCCTTTGAGAACTCCATCATCCGCCACGGCGATGAGGTCGCCGAGCGCGTCGGCGAGCGTGGAGAACGCGCCGCATCGACGCTCTCCGCGCAACTCGCCGCCTTCGGAGAGGCTGTCGAGCGTCACAGCGAAGAAATCACCCAGCGCGTCAGCGAGCACGGCGAACGCGCAACGGCGGCCTTTTCGCAGGGCGTGTCGACGTTCGAAGACGTCGTCGCGCGCCAGGGCGAAGATTTGGCGGCCCGGGTAGCGGCCCGCACCGAGCGCGCCGCCGCGGAACTTGGCGACAAGCTCGCCGCCTTTGAAGACAGCGTCGCGCGCAACAGCGGACAGGTCAGCGACGCTGTCGCCCAGAGTCTCGAAGCGATCGAAAACGTGCTTGTGCGCCAAGGCGGCGAGATCGCGCAGCGCCTGGCGGCGCGCGCCGACAGCGCCCAAATCGACATCGCCGAAAAGCTCGGCGCCTTCGAAGAGGCCGTCAGACGCCATAGCGAAAGCGTGGCGTCGGTCGTCGGCGAACATGCGACGCGCGTCGACGACTTGCTCGGCGAGCGGCTCAACGCGCTCGAGGCGGCGGGAATGCTCGTCGCCAAAACGATGGAGACGTCGCGCGAACTCGCGCTGCAGGAATTCGAGACGCACGGCGCGGCGTTGCGCGACAAGCTTCGCCAAAGCGTCGCCGAGGCCTCCTCGGCTCTCGCCGAAAACGCCGCGACGATGCATGAGCGCTTCGCAAATACGGCGAGCGACGCCGTTCTGGCGATCGCCACGCAGGGCGAGCGGCTGCATGAATTGGTGAACGATCGTTTCGGCGCCTTCGAGAACGCCGTCCTGTCCGAAAGCAAAGACGTCGTGGCGTCGCTGGCCGACCATGGCGAGCGCATCGCGGTCACGCTTGGCGAACAGCTCGCCCAATTCGAGAATGCGCTGCTGCGCGACGGCGGCGAACTCGCGGATCGGGTCGGCGCGCATGCCGAACGCCTCAGCGCCGAACTCACGCAGCGCTTCGCTGTCGTCGAAGACGTGATCGGCGGCCAGGGAACGCAGCTTGTCGACAGTCTGACGACGCGGACGGCGGACGCGGCCGCCCGACTCGACGCACAAGCGCAAGAGATCGCGCATCGGATCGACGACCGGCTGCAGTCGCTCGATGAGACCATCCGCATGCAGGGCGGCGCGCTCGTCGAAAGGCTCTCGGCGCAAGTCGAGCATTACAACGCCCGGATCGGCGACAATTCTCGCCATTTCGCCGATGAGATCGACGCGAGACTGGCCGAGATCGACGGCGCGATCGAGAGCAAAGGCGGCCATCTGGTCGAAAAGCTCGGCGCCCGCGCAATCGACATCGCGTCGACGATGTCCAACAAGATCGAAGCCTTCGAGAACGTCGCCAACGCCAGAACAATGGAGGCGGCGGACCGCATCGACGAACTGGTCGGCCGCGTTGATGCGGGCCTGGGCGTCGGCGGCCAGATGCTGCAGGAGGCGCTCTCCAAACATGCGGCTGAAGTCGCGCGAGTGATGGAGGACGGCGGGCGCCAGGTCATGCAAACGCTCGACGCAAAGATCAAGGACGTCGACTGGGTGCTGCTGTCGCGATCGAGCGAACTTGCCCATACGATCGCCTCCAGAACAGAGGAAATCAACGAAGCGCTGGGTGGACACGCGAAGGAGCTGGAGACGACCCTCGACGGACGCATCGCGCTGCTCGAGAACAATGTGATCAGCCGGCTCGGCGCCGTTTCCTCCGAGATCGACGAGGGCGGCCGACTGGTCGTGGACACGATCGGCGCCCGTCTGCAGGACATCAAAGACGTTCTGGCCGCGGCGCGGCGCGAATTCGATACGACGCTTCATGCGCGCGCCGGCGATCTCGGCCAGTCGCTCGCCGAACGCGTCGCAGAGATCAGCGACGCGCTGGATGCGCGCCTCACGCAAATGCAGACCGTGCTCGACGCCCGCGGCGGAGCCGTCGCCCAGGAATTGACGACGATCGGCGATTTGGTGACGACCGCCGTCGAAAATAGCAGCGCCGCCCTTGTCTCACGCCTCGGCGTCGAGCGCGACGAGCTGACGAATGCGCTGGACGCCTCCCGCGAGGCGCTGGCGCTGACGCTGGAGACCAGCGTGCAGACTTCGATTGCGGCGCTGCTGGAGACAAACGAAAGAATTCGCGCCGAGCTGCCCGCCCTGCTCGACACGCTCGGCGAGACGAACGCCTCGCTTCATGCGGTCATCGACAAGACCGGCGGCAATCTGGTCACGCTCGAACACGAACTTGGCAAGCGCCTCGCCGAGTTCCACGGCGCGCTGAACGAGGCCTCGACGCAAGTCGAACATATCAGCGCCGTCGCTGGCGGCACGATGCAGGACGCCAACGCCATCGTCGCGGCGCTCGACGAGAGACAGCACACGCTGGCGCAGAGCGCGCAAAAACTGGCGCAAAGCCAGGAGGCGCTCGACGCCGTGATGGCGGCCCGCCGCCGCTCGCTCGAGGAACTGGTGACGCTCATCGAAGGCCGGCGGGCCGAATTCGAAAGCGCCATGACGCAGTTCGGCGAATTGATGGACCGTTCGTTCCGCTCTATCGAGACGCGGTCGCGCGACCTTGGAGGCGAGCTGAGCGAAACCTCCAGGCAAACCGCCGATTTGATCGAGACGCGCTTTGCCGCGGTGCGCGCCGCCGCGGAAGGCGAACGCGAGCAGACTTCGGAAGCGCTGCGCGCCGCCTTCTCACAAGCCAATGAAGAGATCACCCGTCTGTTCGGCGACGCGCGCTCGAAATTCGACGCGGCGACAGACGAGATTCGCGGCCTCGCGCGCAACATCCATCGCGAGATCGAGGAGACCCGCGAGGAGGTGCGCCGCGGCGCGACCGAAATTCCGCGCGAAACCGCGGAGCAGGCGGCGGCGCTGCGGCGGGTCGTCGGCGATCAGGTGAAGGCGCTGAACGAACTCACCGACATCGTGGCGCGCTCGGGCCACGTCTATGACATCGCCGAACAAAGCGCTCCGCTCCGTCAGGCGATCCCGGATCAGGCGGCGCGCGCAGCGCCGCAGGTCGCGCAGAATCGCGCGGCGGAGCCGACGCGCGAGCCGCAGGGCGGATGGCTGAGCAACCTGCTTGCGCGCGCCTCCTTCGACGACTCCGCGCCGCAGCCGCCGCGCCCGGCGCGGTCGCTGGCGACGGCGGGCGCCCTCGACAGCCTGACGCTCGACATTGCGCGTATGGTCGACAACGCCGCCGTGGCGGAGCTGTGGCGCCGCTATCAGCGCGGCGAGAAGGGCGGGCTATTCGGTCGCCGTCTCTACACCGCGCAAGGCCATCAGACCTTCGAGGAAATCCGTCGCCGCTATCGCGTCGATCAGGCGTTTCGCGCGACCGCCGATCGCTACGTCGCGCACTTCGAGGATCTGCTCGTTGAGACCAGCCGCGGCGATCACGACGGCTCGAAAGCGCTCGACCTGCTGACGGGCGACGCCGGCAAGGTTTACACCATGCTCAGCCACGCCTCCGGACGCTTCGAATAG
- a CDS encoding FAD-dependent oxidoreductase: MTEEGRNQPEGPDFTQGVAAAEVSEGRPLLGHVAGEDAVMARQGDEFFVIGAHCTHYHGPLAEGLVVGGSIRCPWHHACFSLRSGRALRAPAFDPLPRWRVEQVDGKAFARERLPDPARPARRGAAESRGVVIVGGGAAGFAAAQVLRAEGYDGLLELVSADPAEPYDRPNLSKDYLAGSAQPDWLPLRDPAWYRDNGVQLRLGRRVESLDPADKRLTLADGTTLSYDALLLATGAFPTKLPTPGAERSHVYYLRSLADCDRIIAACAGARRVAVIGASFIGLEVAASLRGRGLDVRVIAPEEIPMARILGPEIGAHVRKLHESHGVVFHLGDTATEIGERTVNLKSGAILDADIVVIGVGVKPDLSLAQSAGLAVDRGVLVDEYLQTSAPDIYAAGDIASWPDKITGARIRVEHWVVAERQGQTAARNILGRKEKFDAAPFFWSQHYDEAISYIGNAASWDRLEMSGDPAAADCAVSYFKGDRLLAVATIGRDLDNLRAEVAFEARIGAEPPESIE, translated from the coding sequence ATGACGGAAGAAGGGCGCAATCAACCCGAGGGCCCCGACTTCACGCAGGGAGTCGCCGCCGCCGAGGTTTCCGAAGGCCGCCCGTTGCTTGGCCATGTGGCCGGCGAGGACGCGGTGATGGCGCGACAGGGCGACGAGTTCTTCGTCATCGGCGCGCATTGCACGCATTATCATGGGCCCTTGGCCGAGGGCCTCGTGGTCGGCGGCTCGATCCGGTGCCCGTGGCACCATGCCTGTTTCAGCTTGCGCAGCGGCCGCGCGTTGCGCGCCCCCGCCTTCGATCCGCTGCCGCGGTGGCGGGTCGAGCAGGTCGACGGAAAGGCGTTTGCGCGCGAAAGGCTGCCCGACCCCGCGCGCCCTGCGCGTAGGGGCGCTGCCGAATCGCGCGGCGTCGTCATCGTCGGCGGCGGCGCCGCGGGCTTCGCCGCCGCGCAGGTGTTAAGGGCGGAAGGCTATGACGGCCTTCTGGAGCTGGTCAGCGCCGATCCCGCCGAGCCCTACGACCGTCCCAATCTGTCCAAGGATTATCTGGCCGGAAGCGCGCAGCCGGACTGGCTGCCGTTGCGCGATCCCGCCTGGTATCGCGACAACGGCGTCCAGCTGCGTCTGGGACGGCGCGTCGAGTCGCTCGACCCCGCGGACAAGCGGCTGACGCTCGCTGACGGGACGACGCTGTCCTACGACGCGCTGCTGCTCGCCACGGGCGCATTCCCCACCAAGCTGCCGACGCCGGGAGCCGAACGGAGCCATGTTTATTATCTGCGCTCGCTCGCGGATTGCGACCGGATCATCGCCGCCTGCGCCGGGGCGCGCCGCGTGGCCGTGATCGGCGCGAGCTTCATCGGCCTTGAGGTGGCGGCGTCGCTGCGCGGCCGCGGTCTCGACGTGCGCGTCATTGCGCCCGAGGAAATACCGATGGCGCGCATTCTCGGCCCCGAAATCGGCGCGCATGTGAGAAAGCTGCACGAGAGCCATGGCGTCGTCTTCCATCTCGGGGACACGGCGACGGAGATCGGCGAGCGCACGGTCAATTTGAAAAGCGGCGCGATCTTGGACGCCGATATCGTCGTCATCGGCGTCGGGGTGAAGCCGGATCTCTCGCTCGCCCAATCAGCCGGCCTTGCGGTGGACCGCGGCGTGCTCGTCGATGAATATCTGCAGACGAGCGCGCCCGATATCTACGCCGCCGGCGACATCGCCAGCTGGCCCGACAAGATCACGGGGGCGCGGATACGCGTCGAACATTGGGTTGTCGCGGAGCGTCAGGGACAGACGGCCGCGCGCAACATTCTCGGCCGCAAGGAAAAGTTCGACGCCGCGCCCTTCTTCTGGAGCCAGCATTACGATGAGGCGATTTCCTATATCGGAAACGCCGCGTCGTGGGACCGGCTGGAAATGTCAGGCGATCCGGCCGCCGCCGACTGCGCCGTTTCCTACTTCAAGGGCGACCGGCTGCTGGCCGTCGCGACCATCGGCCGCGACCTCGACAATCTGCGCGCCGAAGTCGCTTTTGAAGCGCGCATCGGCGCCGAGCCGCCGGAATCGATCGAATAG
- a CDS encoding outer membrane beta-barrel protein translates to MKWPYLSTVAALSLATSVTSAAHAQSKLMEVDPTLIEENQPAPPPAAKPVKKGKIVKGPAVAPTPAWIDTLTIDGYVEGGVAVNFNQPFNKLNWGHLYTDRANWPTFNGALLTVQRPLDPKAEGYDFGFKLQGMVGEDMRYNHYLGILDYAIASRTQIGPIEANVLAHFPWISPISEGGVDLKLGMFVTYNGAEVIPAKDNLFYSHSYIFNFGPFIHTGAMVTTHVKPWLDVYTGVTSGVNTSLGWPGDNNAAASFHGGFGFNLLDGNLTIMAITHTGPENQRQTDPLGVGWPVGFTGVPFTPGGWPPPTTAGWPFNQGGFGAPSLCACDVNTAIRSFNNLTTTWKATENLTFITDISFMLESGWNNSSFGLPQKAWAAANAITGTGFWGTAPAYPMGARAFGIAQYFSYKINDIFKLNGRAEFYRDNNNFFVSAYPGYFDAVNLAHGFWCPSCINQNLGTGLYANRPVYSGTSYLAFTLGMTITPELPVKLPYITGLIIRPELRWDTTVNGTTPFFSRSGLSSNQGMFNMDVIVPFTLL, encoded by the coding sequence ATGAAATGGCCCTATCTTTCGACCGTCGCTGCACTCTCGCTAGCAACCAGCGTCACGAGCGCTGCCCATGCTCAGTCGAAGCTGATGGAGGTCGACCCGACTCTGATCGAAGAGAATCAACCCGCGCCGCCCCCTGCGGCCAAGCCCGTCAAAAAAGGCAAGATCGTCAAGGGTCCGGCCGTGGCCCCGACGCCCGCCTGGATCGATACGCTGACCATCGACGGCTACGTCGAAGGCGGCGTCGCCGTCAACTTCAATCAGCCGTTCAACAAGCTGAACTGGGGCCATCTCTACACCGACCGCGCCAATTGGCCAACCTTCAACGGCGCCCTCCTGACCGTGCAGCGTCCGCTCGATCCCAAGGCCGAAGGCTATGACTTCGGATTCAAGCTTCAGGGCATGGTCGGCGAGGACATGCGCTACAACCACTACCTCGGCATTCTCGACTATGCGATCGCCTCGCGCACGCAGATCGGACCGATCGAGGCCAATGTCCTGGCGCATTTTCCGTGGATTAGCCCGATCAGCGAAGGCGGCGTCGACCTCAAGTTGGGCATGTTCGTCACCTACAACGGCGCGGAAGTGATCCCGGCGAAAGACAATCTGTTCTACAGCCACTCCTACATCTTCAACTTCGGTCCGTTTATCCACACCGGCGCGATGGTCACCACCCACGTCAAGCCCTGGCTCGACGTCTATACCGGCGTGACCAGCGGCGTGAACACGAGCCTCGGCTGGCCGGGTGACAACAACGCCGCCGCGTCCTTCCACGGCGGCTTCGGCTTCAACCTGCTCGACGGCAATCTGACCATTATGGCGATCACCCACACGGGTCCGGAGAACCAGAGACAGACCGATCCGCTCGGCGTCGGCTGGCCTGTCGGTTTCACCGGCGTCCCGTTCACTCCGGGGGGGTGGCCTCCGCCGACGACGGCCGGCTGGCCGTTCAACCAGGGCGGCTTCGGCGCTCCTAGCCTCTGCGCCTGCGACGTCAACACGGCGATCCGTTCGTTCAACAACCTCACGACGACCTGGAAGGCGACCGAGAATCTGACGTTCATCACCGACATCAGCTTCATGCTGGAAAGCGGCTGGAACAATAGCTCCTTCGGCCTGCCGCAAAAGGCTTGGGCCGCGGCCAACGCCATCACCGGCACGGGATTCTGGGGCACGGCCCCGGCCTATCCGATGGGCGCGCGCGCCTTCGGCATCGCGCAATATTTCTCCTACAAGATCAACGATATCTTCAAGCTCAACGGGCGCGCCGAATTCTATCGCGACAACAACAACTTCTTCGTCAGCGCCTATCCGGGCTATTTCGACGCGGTCAATCTGGCGCATGGCTTCTGGTGTCCGTCCTGCATCAACCAGAACCTGGGAACGGGCCTTTATGCGAACAGGCCGGTCTATTCCGGCACGAGCTATCTGGCCTTCACGCTCGGTATGACGATTACGCCTGAACTGCCGGTCAAACTGCCCTACATCACCGGCCTGATCATCCGGCCGGAGCTGCGTTGGGACACGACGGTCAACGGCACCACGCCGTTCTTCAGCCGCAGCGGACTGAGCTCGAACCAGGGCATGTTCAATATGGACGTGATCGTTCCCTTCACGCTCCTTTAG